Proteins from a single region of Bombus vancouverensis nearcticus chromosome 5, iyBomVanc1_principal, whole genome shotgun sequence:
- the LOC117158988 gene encoding kinesin-like protein KIF13A isoform X5 — protein MATDKIKVAVRVRPFNRRELELGTQCVVEMSGQQTILQHPTTMDKIERSKPKTFAFDHCFYSLDPAVENFANQDVVFDALGRDILDNAFQGYNACIFAYGQTGSGKSYTMMGSGENKGIIPRLCDNLFDMIAKQQSSELTYKVEVSYMEIYNEKVHDLLDPKPNKQSLKVREHNVLGPYVDGLSQLAVTSFQDIDNLMAEGNKSRTVAATNMNSESSRSHAVFSVILTQTLTDSKSGVSGEKVSRMSLVDLAGSERAVKTGAVGDRLKEGSNINKSLTTLGLVISKLADQNSGSNKNKDKFVPYRDSVLTWLLKDNLGGNSKTVMVATISPAADNYEETLSTLRYADRAKRIVNHAVVNEDPNARIIRELRQEVEALKEMLLHATGQGSIVGQQRTDITEKLSESERLMKEMSQTWEEKLVKTERLQHERQQALEKMGISVQASGIQVEKNKYYLVNLNDDPSLNELLVYYLKERTLVGGRSAKTDQDIQLHGLGILPEHCVITIEETGLYMTPLNGARCFVNGTQVVEKTPLLHGDRIVWGNHHFFRVNCPRSATAINSEPQTPAQNIDYTFAREELMLNELSNDPIQRAIARLEKQHEEDKQVALEKQRQEYERQFQQLRNILSPSTPYSPYVPYDPLRGSQSSKLPACTPTTQMRVEKWAQERDEMFKRSLGQLKADILKANALVQEANFLAEEMGKQTKFSVTLQIPPNNLSPNRKSVFFQRGAFVSEPAILVKRTNMGSQVWSMEKLENKLVDMRDMYEDRKDPNNCQRLPAIKDEVPGKTQDPFYESQENHNLIGVANIFLEVLFHDVRLDYHTPIISQQGEVAGRLQVEISRISGHFPQDRICEAASESSNDSTSSEPEDYSGSSFITCRVTIKQATGLPLSLSHFVFCQYMFCGHPDPIVVPAIDNSEQLTSNCQIGQRDSLVFKFNHTKDFTVPITEEFIEHCSEGALSIEVWGHRSAGFSRSKPGWEVEQQLAKARSLADRWSELTRKIELWVEIQELNEQGEYSPVDVVVKQDTWTGGIYQLRQGQQRRIQVRVKPVQNSGTLPIICQSILNIAVGSVSVRNRLQIPLDSYQDEDLSILREKWSEALMRRRQYLDQQIQKLINKQDKTEQDIEREQSLVDQWVSLTEERNAVLVPAAGSGIPGAPADWNPPPGMEPHIPVLFLDLNADDLSTHQSGEEVSVTGLNSILPKEHGNKFYNLPIIRRIEKDVCAIAAWDSSIHDNIHLNKVTDANERVFLILKTTVRLSHPAPMDLVLRKRLALNIYKRQSITDRIFKRIVRTDCLTQTGVTYEVVSNIPKASEELEDRESLAQIAASGEDNSLCDGETYIEKYTRGVSAVESILTLDRLRQSVAVKELLQAQGQPLMRKTASVPNFSQIMRSDTSMDSLNVTRSESVTDLNTELNGLLHSRRASTGHTRNDENFVSAPAKPFGIASPNMVGGKLGLRMTTLHEETSNTGNQLSTPVHDEDEEKSDADYSEYDSYQAPAKPVKPLTSSRTLDSLVELQSTKINTPSMSSSGYGSQAVSTTNLTSEDSISVKSISVDETPDLEYRNLLDYKKPERMDSSLVEETPEEYMGEVTNALGNLNVMENTCGEEHTRKNLDETGAYMDADIDSPVSSTKSDGDANTNVSRTSSTHRQKKDIPSQGLSNRRKSDMEISQASNSGEDSPLEGSSVVHTKLPPGKVVRRRKASTSTGRPTSSQHRASFPMVRPQVSESKAAARLEQSMQPNIPYENGDNSSSERIDDDVSDKSSAFGSRHDLSRVETPLPDWVIVGESVLVRPYSYSGVIAYVGPTEFASGTWIGVELDAPTGKNDGAVNGHRYFTCRPKCGIFVKVDKLIQDKRGRALRNYVSVPQPAPMRRSVSRGEGLHSLHRSRSRGEGLSTTGTRSSPRGK, from the exons GGTCCGGGAAATCGTATACGATGATGGGAAGCGGCGAGAACAAAGGTATCATACCACGGCTGTGCGACAACCTCTTCGACATGATCGCGAAGCAACAGAGCTCGGAGCTTACTTACAAAGTCGAGGTTTCCTATATGGAGATCTACAACGAGAAGGTGCACGATCTGCTCGATCCAAAGCCGAACAAACAGTCGCTGAAAGTCAGGGAACACAATGTCCTGGGCCCGTACGTGGATGGACTTAGTCAGCTCGCCGTCACATCCTTTCAG GACATCGACAATCTGATGGCGGAGGGGAACAAGTCGAGGACGGTAGCTGCAACGAACATGAATTCCGAGAGTTCACGGTCGCACGCTGTATTCTCCGTGATCCTGACGCAAACGTTGACGGACTCGAAGAGCGGCGTCAGCGGTGAAAAGGTCTCGCGGATGAGCCTGGTGGACTTGGCAGGGAGCGAAAGGGCTGTGAAGACTGGAGCAGTGGGCGATAGGCTTAAAGAAGGAAGCAATATAAACAA ATCCCTAACGACGTTGGGTCTAGTCATTTCGAAGCTGGCGGATCAAAATTCCGGAAGTAATAAGAATAAGGACAAGTTCGTGCCGTACAGGGACTCGGTTCTGACGTGGCTGTTGAAG GATAACCTTGGCGGGAACAGTAAGACCGTAATGGTAGCCACTATATCTCCTGCCGCGGATAATTACGAGGAAACGCTTTCAACCCTGCGATACGCGGACAGAGCCAAGAGAATCGTTAATCACGCGGTGGTCAACGAGGATCCAAATGCAAGAATCATTCGGGAATTAAGGCAGGAAGTGGAGGCGTTGAAAGAGATGCTATTACATGCAACT GGACAAGGGTCGATAGTGGGCCAGCAACGCACAGACATAACGGAGAAGCTGTCGGAATCGGAACGATTAATGAAGGAAATGTCGCAAACGTGGGAGGAAAAACTGGTGAAAACCGAGAGGCTGCAACACGAAAGGCAGCAGGCCTTAGAAAAAATGGGAATCAGTGTTCAAGCCTCTGGTATCCAAGTGGAAAAGAACAAGTATTATCTCGTAAATCTAAACGACGACCCTAGCTTGAACGAGTTGCTAGTTTATTATCTGAAG GAAAGGACTCTGGTTGGAGGACGTTCGGCAAAGACAGACCAAGACATTCAGCTGCACGGGCTTGGTATTCTGCCTGAACACTGTGTCATCACGATAGAGGAAACTGGCCTCTATATGACACCATTAAACGGTGCTAGGTGTTTCGTGAACGGCACTCAGGTAGTAGAGAAAACACCGTTGTTACACGGTGACAGGATCGTCTGGGGAAATCATCATTTCTTCCGGGTGAATTGTCCCAGAAGTGCAACAG CGATCAACAGTGAGCCTCAGACGCCGGCACAGAATATTGATTACACTTTTGCACGAGAAGAACTGATGCTTAACGAGTTGTCGAACGACCCTATTCAAAGAGCTATCGCTAGACTCGAGAAGCAGCACGAAGAAGATAAACAG GTCGCGTTAGAGAAACAGAGGCAAGAGTACGAAAGGCAGTTTCAGCAACTTCGCAACATTTTGTCTCCATCGACACCATACTCCCCTTACGTACCATACGATCCCCTGCGGGGCAGTCAAAGCAGTAAACTTCCTGCTTGCACGCCAACTACGCAAATGCGAGTAGAGAAGTGGGCCCAGGAAAGAGACGAGATGTTCAAAAGGAGTTTAGGCCAATTGAAAGCGGACATCTTAAAGGCGAACGCATTGGTGCAGGAGGCAAACTTCTTGGCGGAAGAGATGGGGAAGCAAACGAAATTTAGCGTCACTTTACAGATTCCGCCAAACAATTTAAGTCCAAATAGAAAG AGTGTATTTTTTCAGCGGGGCGCCTTCGTCAGCGAGCCTGCGATTCTAGTGAAAAGGACAAACATGGGCAGCCAGGTGTGGTCcatggaaaaattagaaaacaaATTAGTCGATATGCGGGATATGTACGAGGACAGAAAGGATCCCAACAATTGTCAACGATTACCTGCCATTAAG GATGAAGTGCCCGGGAAGACTCAAGACCCGTTCTACGAGTCCCAGGAGAATCACAATCTCATTGGAGTAGCGAATATTTTCTTAGAGGTTCTGTTTCACGACGTTCGGTTAGATTATCACACGCCAATTATCAGCCAACAAGGAGAAGTCGCTGGACGACTGCAGGTCGAAATTAGTCGCATATCTGGTCACTTTCCTCAGGACCGTATCTGCGAGGCAGCGTCAGAATCGTCGAATGACTCGACCTCGTCAGAACCTGAGGATTATTCCGGATCGAGCTTCATCACTTGTCGCGTGACCATCAAACAAGCAACTGGTTTGCCTCTGTCACTGAGCCATTTTGTATTTTGTCAATATATGTTCTGCGGACATCCAGACCCCATAGTGGTCCCAGCTATCGACAATTCCGAACAATTAACTTCGAATTGCCAGATAGGGCAGAGAGACTCTCTGGTGTTCAAGTTTAATCACACGAAAGATTTTACCGTGCCCATAACGGAGGAGTTTATCGAACACTGTAGCG AAGGGGCCTTAAGCATAGAAGTTTGGGGACACCGAAGTGCCGGATTTTCGCGAAGTAAACCAGGTTGGGAAGTGGAGCAGCAGCTTGCTAAAGCTAGATCTCTGGCTGATCGATGGTCAGAGTTAACGCGGAAGATCGAATTGTGGGTCGAAATTCAGGAACTAAATGAGCAAGGGGAATATTCACCGGTGGATGTGGTTGTGAAACAAGATACATGGACAG GAGGTATTTATCAGTTACGTCAAGGACAGCAACGACGAATACAAGTTCGTGTGAAACCAGTACAAAATTCAGGAACATTGCCCATAATTTGTCAGTCGATATTAAATATAGCAGTTGGTAGCGTGTCTGTAAGGAATCGTCTTCAGATTCCATTGGATAGTTATCAGGACGAAGACTTAAGTATACTAAGGGAAAAGTGGAGCGAAGCTTTAATGAGAAGGAGACAATACTTGGATCAACAGATACAGAAACTCATTAACAAACAAG ATAAAACTGAACAAGATATTGAACGAGAACAAAGCCTCGTGGATCAGTGGGTCAGTCTCACAGAAGAAAGAAACGCAGTGTTAGTCCCTGCAGCAGGCTCAGGTATTCCTGGTGCACCTGCTGACTGGAACCCCCCTCCAGGAATGGAACCACATATACCTGTTCTCTTCCTTGATCTCAATG CCGATGATCTTTCAACACATCAGTCGGGAGAAGAAGTCTCCGTAACCGGATTAAATTCCATCTTACCAAAGGAACATGGCAATAAATTCTACAATTTACCCATAATTCGTCGCATAGAGAAAGATGTGTGCGCTATCGCTGCTTGGGATTCCAGTATACACGACAATATACATCTGAACAAAGTCACAGATG CAAACGAGCgggtttttttaattttgaaaacAACGGTGCGCCTCTCACACCCGGCGCCAATGGACCTTGTGCTGCGTAAACGATTAGCCTTGAACATCTACAAACGGCAAAGTATCACAGACAGAATCTTCAAGAGAATCGTTCGTACCGACTGCTTAACTCAAACTGGAGTCACTTACGAAGTCGTGTCTAATATACCAAAGGCTAGCGAAGAATTGGAAGATCGCGAGAGTTTGGCACAAATAGCTGCAAGTGGCGAAGACAACAGCTTATGTGATGGCGAGACTTACATCG AAAAATATACACGCGGTGTTTCTGCGGTGGAAAGTATCTTAACTTTAGACCGATTACGACAAAGCGTCGCGGTAAAAGAATTACTGCAAGCACAGGGTCAACCACTTATGCGCAAGACAGCAAGCGTACCCAACTTCTCGCAG ATCATGAGATCCGATACCTCGATGGACTCTTTGAACGTTACGCGTTCTGAAAGCGTGACTGATCTCAACACAGAGTTGAACGGGCTGCTTCATTCGCGACGTGCATCCACGGGTCACACCAGAAACGATGAGAACTTCGTTTCTGCGCCGGCTAAACCATTCGGAATCG CATCTCCGAATATGGTCGGTGGCAAATTGGGTCTACGAATGACCACTCTGCACGAGGAAACATCGAACACTGGCAACCAGTTGTCGACGCCCGTACACGACGAGGACGAAGAGAAGAGCGACGCTGATTACTCGGAATACGACTCGTACCAG GCACCGGCGAAACCAGTAAAACCGCTAACTTCTTCACGCACACTGGATTCTCTTGTCGAACTTCAATCGACGAAGATCAACACGCCAAGCATGAGCAGCAGCGGCTACGGTTCACAAGCGGTGTCTACGACCAATCTCACGTCCGAGGACTCCATCTCCGTTAAATCTATCAGCGTGGACGAGACACCAGACCTGGAATACAGAAATCTGTTGGATTATAAGAAACCAGAGAGAATGGACAGCTCACTGGTGGAGGAAACGCCGGAGGAATATATGGGTGAAGTGACTAACGCGTTGGGCAACTTAAACGTGATGGAGAACACTTGCGGCGAGG AACATACTAGAAAGAACTTAGACGAGACAGGTGCCTACATGGACGCAGACATCGACAGTCCGGTTTCTTCGACGAAAAGCGATGGCGATGCAAATACCAATGTGTCGCGTACAAGTTCTACTCATCGTCAGAAGAAGGATATACCAAGTCAGGGTTTGAGCAACAGAAGGAAAAGCGACATGGAGATTAGTCAGGCATCGAATTCTGGAGAAGACAGCCCTCTGGAGGGTAGCTCGGTTGTACACACGAAGCTACCACCAGGAAAG GTCGTACGTCGAAGGAAAGCTTCTACTAGCACAGGAAGGCCTACGAGTTCTCAGCACAGGGCTTCATTCCCCATGGTCCGTCCACAAGTTTCAGAGAGCAAAGCAGCAGCACGACTCGAACAATCAATGCAACCTAACATTCCCTATGAGAACGGCGACAACAGCTCCTCTGAACGAATCGATG acGACGTGAGCGACAAGAGTTCAGCTTTTGGATCGAGACACGACTTAAGTAGAGTCGAAACTCCGCTCCCGGATTGGGTTATAGTTGGTGAATCGGTGCTGGTTCGCCCATACAGCTATTCTGGTGTCATAGCGTACGTTGGCCCAACAGAGTTTGCATCCGGGACATGGATAGGAGTTGAACTCGATGCCCCGACAG GTAAAAACGATGGTGCTGTGAATGGCCATAGGTACTTCACGTGTCGACCGAAATGCGGTATCTTCGTTAAAGTGGACAAACTAATTCAGGACAAACGTGGCCGAGCACTTAGAAACTATGTCTCTGTCCCTCAACCTGCACCGATGCGTCGAAGCGTCAGCAGAG GTGAGGGTTTACATTCCTTGCACCGAAGTCGAAGCCGAGGGGAGGGCCTTTCAACGACAGGCACGCGATCTTCTCCACGGGGCAAGTAA